In the genome of Triticum urartu cultivar G1812 chromosome 5, Tu2.1, whole genome shotgun sequence, one region contains:
- the LOC125556178 gene encoding serine carboxypeptidase 1-like → MKSISCFCLLLICLAALQLHANASQEAQLREFISSRKNSDSTDTFKVRNIADRFSGSLNAESSVSDQSSMKAADMITALPGQPEGVDFDQYGGYVTVDEENGRALFYYLVESPSGASDKPLVLWLNGGPGCSSLGYGAMQELGPFRVTEDNKTLSRNMNAWNNVANVIFLESPAGVGFSYSNTSTDYDLSGDERTADDAYVFLVKWLERFPEYNGRAFYISGESFAGHYVPELAATILLHNAYNNRTIINLQGILVGNPYLDANRNIMGAINYYWTHAVMSDEVYANITKNCDFDSVDGTFTNAACNGAVDGFSAGNIDGYNIYAPVCIDEPNGGYHPSGYLPGYDPCSDYPTHAYLNDPAVQMAFHARMTKWTGCTNLNWKDAPMSMLPTIKWLIESKLPIWIFSGDFDTVCSLPGTRYSIQDLGLSVTTPWRPWTAKEEVGGYVQQYAGGFTFLSVRGAGHLVPSFQPERALVMLSSFLNGMLPPYVEQQ, encoded by the exons ATGAAGAGCATTTCTTGCTTCTGCCTGCTTCTCATTTGCCTGGCTGCACTGCAGCTCCACGCCAATGCCTCTCAGGAGGCCCAGCTGAGAGAGTTCATCTCGTCCAGGAAGAACAGCGACAGCACCGACACGTTCAAAGTGCGCAACATAGCCGACAGGTTTTCCGGCAGCCTGAACGCGGAGAGCTCTGTCTCAGACCAGAGCTCCATGAAGGCGGCTGACATGATCACGGCGCTGCCCGGGCAGCCGGAGGGCGTGGACTTCGACCAGTACGGCGGGTACGTGACCGTCGACGAGGAGAACGGCCGCGCGCTCTTCTACTACCTCGTCGAATCGCCCTCTGGTGCCTCGGACAAGCCACTCGTCCTGTGGCTCAACGGAG GGCCAGGATGCTCGTCGCTGGGCTACGGGGCAATGCAGGAGCTGGGCCCGTTCCGAGTAACTGAGGACAACAAAACCCTCAGCAGAAACATGAACGCCTGGAACAACG TGGCTAACGTGATCTTCCTGGAGTCGCCGGCCGGTGTGGGATTCTCTTACTCCAACACGTCTACAGACTACGATCTCAGTGGCGACGAGAGAACCGCCGATGACGCGTACGTCTTTCTGGTGAAATGGCTGGAGAGGTTCCCCGAGTACAATGGTCGCGCCTTCTACATCTCCGGGGAGAGCTTCGCCGGCCACTACGTGCCAGAGCTCGCCGCCACCATCCTGCTCCACAACGCATACAACAACAGAACCATCATAAACCTTCAGGGCATCTTG GTTGGAAATCCGTACCTTGATGCCAACAGGAATATTATGGGGGCGATCAACTACTACTGGACCCATGCGGTGATGTCCGACGAGGTCTACGCCAATATCACCAAGAACTGCGACTTCGACAGCGTGGATGGTACGTTTACAAACGCCGCATGCAACGGCGCCGTCGACGGGTTCAGCGCTGGCAACATCGATGGCTACAACATATACGCTCCAGTTTGCATTGACGAGCCCAATGGAGGGTACCACCCCAGTGGCTAC TTACCTGGGTATGATCCCTGCAGTGATTATCCTACTCATGCCTACCTCAATGATCCAGCGGTGCAGATGGCTTTCCACGCTAGAATGACCAAGTGGACAGGGTGCAC AAACTTGAACTGGAAAGATGCGCCAATGTCTATGCTGCCAACCATCAAATGGTTGATCGAAAGCAAGCTTCCGATTTGGATATTCAG TGGTGATTTTGATACTGTGTGCTCGCTTCCGGGGACGAGGTATTCCATCCAGGACCTTGGCCTCTCTGTGACCACCCCATGGCGTCCATGGACAGCGAAGGAGGAG GTGGGAGGCTATGTTCAGCAGTACGCGGGGGGATTCACATTCCTCTCCGTGAGGGGAGCTGGCCATCTGGTTCCATCCTTCCAGCCTGAGAGGGCATTGGTGATGTTGAGCTCGTTCCTGAATGGGATGCTCCCACCTTACGTAGAACAGCAGTGA